The following coding sequences are from one Indioceanicola profundi window:
- a CDS encoding tyrosine-type recombinase/integrase, with product MPKITKRSVDAATSTDKEFFLWDDELKGFGLRVYPSGRKMYLAQFRAGGRLRRVNIGLHGALTPDLARTEAMKHLSDVRLGGDPAKERDKRKTSPTMREFGQRFLDEHVAVHCKASTYGEYKRSVELFIDPKLGSHRIIDITRADVVDLHQSMKATPYQANRTLGVLSVMFSVAHSWGVRTDGVNPCWKVKRFKEVKRERYLTPDELARLGQLLRDSESEPEAVNCIRLLLLTGCRLGEIQTLKWEYVDFGASVLRLPDSKTGAKIVPIGRAAIDVLKAIPKLEDNPYVITGRVEGQYLMDMQKPWRRLRKRAGLDGLRLHDLRHSFASDALQLGQDLTMIGRLLGHTQIQTTARYAHLKTDPIRAAADQVSDAIAIALSRPAQPKQAAGDADAAA from the coding sequence ATGCCGAAGATCACGAAGCGTTCCGTGGACGCAGCAACCTCCACCGACAAGGAATTCTTCCTCTGGGACGACGAGTTGAAGGGCTTTGGACTTCGGGTCTATCCGTCCGGCCGAAAAATGTATCTCGCCCAGTTCCGGGCTGGCGGCCGACTACGCCGCGTCAATATCGGCCTGCATGGGGCCTTGACCCCGGACTTGGCCCGCACCGAGGCGATGAAACATCTCTCCGACGTTCGCTTGGGCGGTGACCCGGCGAAGGAGCGCGATAAACGCAAGACGTCGCCGACAATGAGGGAGTTCGGCCAGCGTTTCCTCGACGAGCATGTCGCCGTGCACTGCAAGGCATCAACCTACGGAGAATACAAGCGCTCGGTCGAACTGTTCATCGACCCCAAGCTGGGCTCCCATCGGATCATCGACATAACTCGTGCCGACGTTGTCGACCTGCATCAGTCCATGAAGGCCACGCCCTATCAGGCCAATCGCACGCTCGGCGTGCTTTCCGTCATGTTCTCCGTCGCCCACAGCTGGGGTGTCCGCACCGACGGCGTCAATCCCTGCTGGAAGGTGAAGCGCTTCAAGGAGGTCAAGCGGGAGCGCTATCTGACGCCTGATGAACTCGCCCGTCTCGGTCAGTTGCTGCGCGATTCTGAGAGCGAACCCGAGGCCGTCAACTGTATCCGCCTTCTACTTCTCACCGGTTGCCGGCTGGGCGAGATTCAAACCTTGAAGTGGGAGTATGTGGATTTCGGCGCGAGCGTGTTGCGTTTACCCGACTCCAAGACCGGTGCGAAGATCGTGCCGATCGGACGGGCGGCCATCGACGTGCTCAAAGCAATTCCGAAGCTGGAAGACAATCCCTATGTCATCACCGGTAGGGTCGAAGGGCAGTATCTGATGGACATGCAGAAGCCTTGGCGCCGCCTGCGGAAGCGCGCAGGCCTCGACGGCCTGCGTCTTCATGATCTGCGCCATTCCTTCGCGTCGGATGCGCTGCAGCTCGGTCAGGATCTGACGATGATCGGCAGACTTCTCGGCCACACGCAAATCCAGACCACGGCACGATACGCCCATCTCAAGACCGATCCGATCCGGGCGGCAGCCGACCAGGTGTCGGACGCAATAGCCATCGCCTTGTCCCGCCCGGCCCAGCCGAAACAGGCCGCCGGCGATGCAGATGCCGCCGCCTAG
- a CDS encoding UvrD-helicase domain-containing protein, whose protein sequence is MTVRREASPAERASEVALREVFDCLDSGQSFLLEAGAGAGKTYTLRKALKHLLDSRRQAMTQNRQKIACITFTNVAKDEIERHVDHDPLVHCDTTHGFCWSLISSHQKELRKLLPTLKYWPEKIAEADAPITSVHYDLGYRSIKEGVASIHHDDVIPLAVDLLSNVKFRSLLCHRFPVILIDEYQDTNAQFVSALKQCFLETPGTLQLAFFGDNWQSIYGEGCGKIEHQNLRVVGKRANFRSVPAVVNCLNRMRPDLMQEVADPDAAGSVYVYHSNAWVGTRLKGGHWAGDLPADAAQSALNFTLDDLTTRGWDLAPDVTKILMLTHRGIAARQGYGSLPGVFQYKESFTKKEDELVAFFADQLEPACNFFIQRRYGAMFECLGGRFPAVKRMSDKQAWATALAALLEVRSSGTVGEVIDHLIATGRPSIPENIQKRETLRRRLLEAGDELPRPIAELEKLRSVPYSEMISLARYLDGHSPFETKHGVKGAEFENVIVLLGRGWNIYNFNEMLELSANPGSVPPERLDSYEKNRNLFYVACSRPKTRLALVFTQLLSDKALGVVRDWFGNESILEIAI, encoded by the coding sequence ATGACGGTCAGACGGGAAGCAAGTCCAGCAGAACGTGCTAGCGAAGTGGCACTCCGGGAAGTGTTTGACTGCCTCGATTCTGGCCAGAGCTTCTTATTGGAGGCAGGTGCAGGAGCCGGGAAGACGTACACGCTACGGAAGGCGCTAAAGCATCTTCTTGATTCCAGGCGCCAGGCAATGACGCAGAATAGGCAGAAGATCGCCTGCATCACATTCACCAATGTTGCTAAAGATGAGATCGAGCGCCACGTAGACCATGACCCCCTCGTGCACTGCGACACGACACATGGATTTTGCTGGTCCTTAATCAGTAGCCATCAGAAAGAGCTTCGAAAGCTACTTCCCACGCTGAAGTATTGGCCAGAGAAAATCGCGGAGGCTGATGCGCCTATCACATCAGTTCATTATGATCTGGGATACCGTTCGATAAAAGAAGGCGTCGCTTCAATTCATCACGACGACGTTATCCCCCTCGCTGTTGATCTGCTGTCCAATGTGAAGTTCCGAAGCCTCTTATGTCATCGCTTTCCTGTAATTTTGATTGATGAATACCAGGACACTAATGCCCAGTTTGTTTCGGCTCTTAAACAGTGTTTCCTCGAGACTCCAGGGACCCTCCAACTCGCATTCTTTGGAGATAACTGGCAAAGCATTTACGGCGAGGGGTGTGGGAAAATCGAACATCAGAACCTCCGGGTGGTCGGTAAGCGGGCAAACTTCCGCTCAGTTCCGGCCGTCGTAAATTGCCTTAATCGAATGCGCCCTGATCTGATGCAGGAAGTAGCCGATCCCGACGCAGCTGGAAGTGTTTACGTCTATCATAGCAACGCCTGGGTTGGGACCAGACTCAAAGGTGGGCATTGGGCGGGAGATCTACCTGCTGACGCTGCTCAAAGCGCATTAAATTTCACACTCGACGATCTTACGACACGCGGTTGGGATTTGGCGCCGGACGTTACCAAGATCCTCATGCTTACGCACCGTGGGATTGCAGCAAGACAAGGCTATGGAAGCTTACCCGGCGTTTTTCAGTACAAGGAGTCGTTTACGAAGAAGGAAGATGAATTGGTCGCGTTCTTTGCGGATCAGCTTGAACCGGCCTGTAATTTTTTCATTCAACGTCGCTATGGTGCAATGTTTGAATGCCTTGGAGGCCGCTTTCCGGCTGTCAAAAGAATGAGTGATAAGCAGGCGTGGGCAACGGCGCTAGCAGCCTTGTTGGAGGTCCGGTCTAGTGGGACAGTCGGCGAAGTCATTGACCACCTTATCGCTACCGGGCGACCATCAATTCCGGAGAATATCCAGAAGAGGGAAACTCTGCGACGTCGGCTTTTGGAGGCGGGTGATGAGCTCCCGCGACCAATAGCGGAATTGGAGAAGCTTAGATCAGTTCCATATTCAGAAATGATTAGCTTGGCTCGTTACCTTGACGGTCACTCTCCGTTTGAGACAAAGCACGGAGTTAAGGGTGCCGAGTTCGAAAACGTGATTGTACTGCTTGGTCGCGGGTGGAACATCTATAACTTCAACGAAATGCTAGAGCTTTCGGCCAATCCGGGTTCCGTTCCGCCAGAGCGGCTAGACAGCTATGAGAAAAATCGCAATCTGTTCTACGTCGCGTGCTCTCGACCGAAAACGCGTCTTGCTCTGGTGTTCACTCAACTTCTCTCGGACAAAGCCCTTGGAGTAGTTCGGGACTGGTTTGGGAATGAAAGCATCTTGGAAATTGCGATCTAG
- a CDS encoding ATP-dependent nuclease: MLLKRVRVNNFRLLQNIELVLEPKTTVIVGRNNSGKTSLAELMRRMFGSDSPRFQLEDFSSSCFDQFCECLELTLAGNDDATIRPSLPFIQLCAYFQYPEDDAPLGALSDFVVDLDESCSEVLVVVRYELEAGKSHALFDGFAAPIASAEDRKTFFRALKERIPALFSASVWAQDPNDPDNQKTMPQSSLKSLMRTGFVNAQRGLDDNTSKESDILAKIFENLFTTASSPNADPSDQSVAAAFEAAIRDMEATIDSDFNNKLKELMPTLKSFGYPGLGGTELRLETLLDGKRILTNHTKIKYEDVIGVSLPESYNGLGTRNLIFMLLLIVSFFKEYRADESPPGAHLIFIEEPEAHLHPQMQEVFIRKLASISDMLSQSIGSALGWPVQFVVSTHSSHIANQAGFESIRYFLYVTETDAKGVRHTKVKDLRQGMSSIDPAQLKFLHQYMTLTRCDLFFADKAILVEGTSERLLVPVMLRNHDHLLQGQYYSLMEVGGAYAHLFFDLLDFLELPSLVITDIDSVEKPGGSACSVHLGKATSNACLKSWFSGESLSPDILLSKTQLDKVIGNRRIAYQVPETPNGPCGRSFEDAFILANPDHFTVAGKTRGDKEDNARGQAGAVKKAEFALHYAIEVSDWKTPTYIAEGLHWLASIGVPVPDPKLAMVTNALENAVNLETTDK; this comes from the coding sequence ATGCTTCTAAAACGGGTACGCGTGAATAACTTCCGCCTACTTCAGAATATAGAATTGGTTCTCGAGCCTAAAACCACCGTAATCGTAGGGCGCAACAATAGTGGAAAAACGTCTTTAGCAGAGTTGATGAGGCGAATGTTTGGCTCTGACAGCCCCCGCTTTCAACTCGAAGATTTTTCGAGCTCTTGCTTCGACCAGTTTTGCGAATGCCTCGAGCTTACACTGGCCGGCAACGATGATGCTACCATTCGCCCTTCACTGCCGTTCATCCAACTCTGTGCTTATTTTCAGTATCCTGAAGACGATGCCCCCCTTGGAGCTCTCAGTGACTTTGTAGTCGACCTCGACGAAAGCTGTTCCGAAGTCTTGGTGGTGGTACGCTACGAACTAGAAGCTGGTAAGTCGCACGCCTTATTCGATGGATTCGCCGCTCCAATAGCATCCGCTGAGGACCGCAAAACTTTCTTCCGCGCATTGAAGGAACGTATACCAGCACTGTTTTCAGCATCCGTTTGGGCACAAGATCCAAATGATCCCGACAACCAGAAAACGATGCCGCAGAGCTCACTCAAATCTCTTATGAGAACTGGCTTCGTCAACGCCCAACGGGGGTTAGATGACAACACATCGAAAGAGTCAGACATTCTGGCAAAGATATTCGAAAATCTGTTTACTACAGCCTCTTCCCCAAATGCCGATCCAAGCGACCAGTCTGTCGCTGCAGCATTTGAGGCTGCGATCCGGGATATGGAAGCCACCATTGATTCCGACTTCAATAATAAGCTTAAAGAGCTGATGCCCACTCTGAAGTCTTTCGGCTATCCAGGTCTCGGCGGCACGGAGCTCCGCCTTGAAACGTTACTGGATGGAAAGCGCATACTCACAAACCATACCAAAATCAAATATGAAGACGTTATAGGCGTTTCGCTGCCAGAGTCCTATAATGGATTGGGGACCCGCAACCTGATTTTCATGCTGCTGCTGATAGTTAGCTTCTTCAAAGAATACAGAGCGGATGAATCCCCGCCAGGAGCTCATCTCATATTTATCGAGGAACCAGAGGCACACCTTCACCCTCAAATGCAAGAAGTATTCATCCGTAAGCTTGCCTCGATCTCCGATATGCTCAGTCAGTCCATTGGTAGCGCTCTAGGGTGGCCAGTCCAATTCGTGGTCTCGACTCATTCATCACACATAGCTAACCAAGCGGGGTTTGAATCTATAAGGTACTTCCTCTATGTAACAGAGACAGATGCGAAAGGAGTCCGTCATACGAAAGTGAAAGACTTGCGTCAGGGAATGAGCAGCATAGACCCTGCGCAACTGAAGTTTCTTCACCAATACATGACCCTTACTCGATGCGATCTTTTCTTTGCGGACAAGGCTATTCTTGTGGAAGGAACAAGCGAGCGCCTGCTGGTTCCAGTGATGCTGCGAAACCACGATCATCTTCTCCAAGGGCAGTACTACTCTCTCATGGAAGTAGGAGGCGCCTATGCTCATTTATTCTTCGATCTACTAGATTTTCTAGAGCTCCCTTCTCTGGTCATAACTGATATTGACTCAGTGGAGAAACCTGGGGGTTCCGCTTGTTCGGTGCACTTGGGAAAAGCAACGAGTAATGCTTGCCTGAAATCATGGTTTAGCGGCGAATCCCTATCGCCCGATATACTTCTTAGCAAGACGCAATTAGACAAGGTGATAGGAAATAGACGAATTGCTTACCAAGTTCCTGAGACGCCAAATGGACCGTGTGGTCGATCCTTCGAGGATGCATTCATTCTGGCGAACCCAGATCATTTTACAGTAGCCGGTAAAACGCGAGGCGATAAAGAAGACAACGCGCGCGGTCAGGCTGGGGCAGTCAAAAAGGCAGAATTTGCACTTCACTACGCTATCGAAGTCAGTGACTGGAAGACACCCACGTACATCGCAGAGGGCCTCCACTGGCTTGCGTCGATCGGCGTGCCTGTCCCTGATCCCAAGCTGGCTATGGTAACAAACGCGCTCGAAAACGCTGTGAACCTGGAGACAACCGACAAATGA
- a CDS encoding DUF4102 domain-containing protein: MPKLTKRLVDAAEPQATDYFIWDTEIPGFGMRVMRTGTSPTWSSTG; encoded by the coding sequence ATGCCCAAACTGACCAAGCGCCTTGTCGATGCGGCGGAACCCCAGGCGACGGACTACTTCATCTGGGATACGGAAATCCCAGGCTTCGGAATGCGGGTGATGCGGACGGGAACAAGTCCTACGTGGTCCAGTACCGGATGA
- a CDS encoding replication initiator protein A yields the protein MFSQYRDSASRRNGHLYGGAELTSVTATQPALPGLDSPLIGSVKNERSVMVYNFFSLSKEPKTELEPYDDGQVRIEVKGTKAGVATIYDKEILIYAASLLVDKMNRGEALNQTITFTAHDFFRVARVTPGGSSYDRISGALERLQGTQVRTNIETGGEGTDEFWSWAQSAKAQYRKDARTGERVLRSVSITLCDWLYRAILHDNRMLTYDPRYFDLGALEKRLYEMARAHCGHQPGFKIGLDKLRRRVGSEMELKDFKARMVKIASRKNPLPEYGFKLVDRAVEQGRSKRANLKSMQVIFWRLDRWREYDADKFCEADETE from the coding sequence GTGTTCAGCCAGTACCGGGACAGCGCCTCTCGTCGGAACGGTCACCTTTATGGGGGTGCAGAATTGACCAGCGTTACCGCCACGCAGCCAGCTCTGCCAGGGCTCGACTCTCCACTGATCGGTTCGGTGAAGAACGAGCGTTCCGTGATGGTCTACAACTTCTTCAGCCTGTCCAAGGAGCCAAAGACCGAGTTGGAGCCGTATGACGACGGTCAGGTCAGGATCGAAGTCAAAGGAACCAAGGCGGGCGTTGCCACGATTTACGACAAAGAGATTCTGATCTACGCGGCCTCGCTGCTGGTGGATAAGATGAATCGCGGCGAGGCGCTGAACCAAACGATCACCTTCACCGCACATGACTTCTTTCGTGTGGCGCGGGTCACCCCCGGTGGAAGCTCATATGATCGTATTTCAGGCGCGCTCGAGCGACTGCAAGGCACGCAGGTTCGCACGAACATCGAAACCGGCGGTGAAGGAACGGACGAGTTTTGGAGCTGGGCACAATCCGCGAAAGCCCAATATAGGAAGGATGCGCGTACAGGCGAGCGCGTCCTGCGGTCGGTTTCAATCACGCTTTGTGACTGGCTTTACCGCGCCATCCTGCACGACAACCGGATGCTCACGTACGATCCGCGCTACTTTGATCTCGGTGCGCTGGAGAAGCGGCTCTATGAGATGGCGCGAGCGCACTGCGGCCACCAGCCCGGGTTCAAGATCGGCCTCGACAAGCTTCGCAGACGCGTCGGCTCTGAAATGGAGTTGAAGGACTTCAAGGCGCGCATGGTGAAGATCGCCAGCCGCAAGAATCCCTTGCCGGAATACGGATTCAAACTGGTGGACCGGGCTGTCGAGCAAGGCCGCTCCAAGAGAGCCAATCTGAAGTCCATGCAGGTTATCTTCTGGCGGCTCGACCGCTGGCGGGAATACGATGCGGATAAATTCTGTGAGGCTGACGAGACGGAATAA
- a CDS encoding ParB/RepB/Spo0J family partition protein, with protein sequence MVSFKKTAGAKTAGSAGANPALRSRSSVDEMFGIKGVARLFQANLTHLHPRRDQPRRHFDEAEMMELADSLKSVGQIHPVIVRPHPDISGQWEIVAGERRWRAANMAGWSEILALVTEGDPDEIALVENLQRADLNPIEEAAGIERLIDKHGWTQEAAAQSLSKPRVWVNMTLRLLSLPDAIKQECGAFHKVVPRNTLLEIARLDDEEEQIRLWAKAKTGQLTVRDAKASRIKPQVQQESRPLELVTFLRGLGRVEKSVAGAVKHGTDLRPEERRRLETLKQQIDQMLQQS encoded by the coding sequence ATGGTCAGCTTCAAGAAGACAGCCGGCGCCAAGACGGCGGGGTCAGCCGGCGCCAATCCGGCACTCCGATCGCGCTCCAGCGTGGATGAGATGTTCGGCATCAAAGGTGTCGCGCGCCTGTTCCAGGCGAACCTCACCCACCTGCATCCCCGGCGCGATCAACCTCGCCGACATTTCGACGAGGCCGAAATGATGGAGCTGGCCGACAGCCTGAAATCAGTTGGCCAGATCCATCCTGTCATCGTCAGACCGCATCCGGACATATCAGGTCAGTGGGAGATAGTAGCCGGTGAGCGACGCTGGCGGGCCGCAAACATGGCCGGGTGGAGCGAGATACTGGCATTGGTGACAGAGGGGGACCCGGACGAGATTGCGCTTGTAGAAAATCTCCAGCGGGCCGATCTCAACCCCATCGAAGAGGCAGCTGGGATCGAGCGCCTTATCGACAAGCATGGGTGGACGCAGGAAGCGGCAGCCCAGTCGCTGAGCAAGCCGCGTGTCTGGGTAAACATGACCCTCAGGCTTCTGAGCCTGCCGGATGCGATCAAGCAGGAATGCGGCGCCTTTCACAAAGTCGTGCCCCGTAACACCCTCCTCGAGATTGCTCGGCTGGACGATGAGGAGGAGCAGATCCGTCTCTGGGCAAAGGCCAAAACCGGTCAGCTTACGGTTCGTGATGCGAAGGCTAGCCGGATTAAGCCCCAGGTCCAACAGGAGTCCCGCCCCCTGGAGCTCGTGACCTTTCTGCGGGGACTTGGACGGGTTGAGAAAAGCGTTGCCGGTGCGGTCAAGCATGGAACCGACCTGCGGCCAGAGGAGCGCAGACGGCTCGAGACCTTGAAGCAGCAGATCGACCAGATGCTTCAGCAGAGCTGA
- a CDS encoding AAA family ATPase, producing MDGVELKRIREARGSTQQEFADWLNGRMNRAYDKSRISRWESGKEVIPQDVGTLLAPRRQREQGALVVAVANQKGGVGKTATSVNLAYALASRDYRVLLIDFDPQGSATVHLGVDPVECEEAGQTTYEVLVKGLAATTAVRPVMEGAFDLLPAAVTLAAAEQFLIQDEFGVFRLRDEVLPTLRANYDVILLDCPPQLGRLTMNALIAADRVLIPVQTERLSLMGFTQLMENITRARMRNPSLSVLGVLPTMFTQRQGQDQRSLSSLKELCGEIRMFTPVPRATAFANAVEYGVPVLAASGLSDTVTTPFAEMVEAVGQAIAGEGV from the coding sequence ATGGACGGTGTTGAGCTGAAGAGAATCCGCGAAGCCCGCGGAAGCACGCAGCAGGAGTTTGCCGATTGGCTGAACGGGCGGATGAACCGGGCCTACGACAAGAGCCGGATCAGCCGTTGGGAATCCGGGAAAGAGGTCATTCCCCAGGATGTCGGAACGCTCCTTGCGCCACGGCGCCAGCGGGAGCAGGGGGCTCTCGTGGTTGCGGTTGCCAACCAGAAGGGCGGTGTTGGGAAGACAGCGACATCGGTGAACCTTGCCTACGCCCTTGCAAGCCGAGACTATCGCGTGCTCCTCATCGACTTCGACCCTCAGGGCAGCGCGACAGTCCACCTCGGCGTAGACCCGGTCGAGTGCGAAGAAGCCGGCCAGACGACGTACGAGGTCCTGGTGAAAGGGCTGGCTGCAACCACCGCCGTGCGTCCGGTGATGGAGGGCGCATTCGACCTGCTACCGGCTGCGGTCACGCTTGCGGCCGCCGAGCAGTTTCTCATCCAGGATGAGTTCGGAGTGTTCCGGCTGCGCGATGAGGTCCTGCCGACCTTGCGCGCAAACTATGACGTGATCCTGCTGGACTGCCCGCCGCAGCTCGGCCGTCTGACAATGAACGCGCTGATCGCTGCCGATCGCGTGCTGATCCCGGTCCAGACGGAGCGGCTTTCGCTGATGGGCTTTACGCAGCTGATGGAGAACATCACACGAGCACGGATGCGCAATCCCTCGCTGTCGGTGCTGGGCGTACTGCCTACAATGTTCACACAGCGCCAAGGGCAGGATCAGAGATCCTTGTCGAGCCTGAAGGAACTCTGCGGCGAGATACGCATGTTTACGCCGGTTCCGCGGGCAACCGCATTTGCCAACGCGGTCGAGTATGGGGTCCCGGTCCTTGCCGCCAGCGGCCTCAGCGACACGGTGACCACGCCCTTTGCAGAGATGGTGGAGGCAGTAGGGCAGGCGATTGCAGGGGAGGGGGTGTAA
- a CDS encoding Fic family protein, translating into MAQSEFGSSRIGRFVETPAAGEMVRAYVPRPLPPDPPVDLLSLLDRLTRAERALGRLDGITMMLPRQELFLYMYVRKEAVLSSQIEGTQSTLVDLLRFEQEAMAGQPVDDIREVSNYVDALMYGLERMDSLPLSLRLIREMHLRLLQGTRGGTKDPGEFRRSQNWIGGTRPGNALFVPPPPGDLAHCLDAFERFIHDQEARLPALVKAGLLHVQFETIHPFLDGNGRIGRLLVTLFLCAEGVLQKPLLYLSLFLKSRRSDYYRLLQEVREQGAWEAWLEFFLEGVAETADQAFLAATRIVELFKRDREQIAKASERAGSALRLHEVLQEAPYATAGTLVQRSRLSAPTVNAVLTDLEQLGIVEEVTGRRRGRVFAYRAYLEILNEGTTPLAA; encoded by the coding sequence ATGGCACAGTCTGAGTTTGGGAGTTCCCGCATTGGAAGGTTCGTGGAGACGCCGGCTGCGGGAGAAATGGTGCGGGCCTATGTGCCGCGGCCCCTGCCACCGGATCCGCCCGTTGATCTCCTGTCCCTCCTGGATCGGTTAACCCGCGCCGAGCGGGCGCTTGGCCGCCTGGACGGCATCACCATGATGCTCCCACGCCAGGAGCTGTTCCTCTACATGTATGTGCGCAAGGAAGCCGTTCTGTCGTCCCAGATTGAGGGAACCCAGTCGACACTTGTGGACCTGCTGCGGTTTGAACAGGAGGCGATGGCCGGGCAGCCCGTCGACGATATCCGCGAGGTGTCCAATTACGTGGACGCCCTGATGTATGGCCTTGAACGGATGGACAGCCTGCCGCTCTCCCTTCGCCTCATCCGCGAAATGCATTTGCGCCTGCTGCAGGGCACCCGGGGTGGGACCAAGGATCCGGGCGAATTCCGCAGGTCGCAGAACTGGATCGGCGGGACGCGGCCAGGCAATGCCCTGTTCGTGCCGCCGCCACCGGGAGATCTCGCCCACTGTCTTGATGCATTCGAGCGCTTTATCCACGATCAAGAGGCTCGCTTGCCGGCCCTTGTCAAGGCCGGACTCCTGCACGTCCAGTTCGAGACCATCCACCCCTTCCTGGACGGGAATGGCAGGATTGGCCGTCTCCTGGTCACCCTGTTCCTGTGCGCCGAAGGCGTGCTGCAAAAGCCGCTGCTCTATCTGAGCCTCTTCTTGAAATCCCGGCGAAGTGACTACTACCGTTTGCTGCAGGAAGTGCGGGAACAGGGAGCCTGGGAGGCCTGGCTGGAATTCTTCCTGGAGGGAGTGGCCGAAACAGCCGACCAAGCCTTCCTAGCAGCCACCCGGATCGTCGAGTTGTTCAAGCGGGACCGGGAGCAGATTGCCAAGGCAAGTGAGCGTGCCGGGTCGGCCTTGCGGCTACACGAGGTTCTGCAAGAGGCGCCTTACGCCACGGCCGGAACGCTGGTTCAGCGGTCACGCCTGTCGGCGCCGACGGTGAATGCGGTGCTTACCGATCTGGAGCAGCTTGGCATCGTGGAAGAGGTGACAGGCCGACGTCGGGGCCGCGTCTTTGCCTACAGGGCCTATCTGGAAATCCTCAACGAAGGCACAACGCCTCTCGCCGCGTAG
- a CDS encoding ATP-binding protein: MALPTVADSLAGRMEAIPLLPLAMPEIAGEPGRFLAEIFTGAVPRPGPAVIGEALVQAALGGGFPEALRRTVWPRREAWYLSYVDAILRRDVRDIAAVDQLDRMPRLLRALALQPGWLVNHSATGAAFGLNHVTTHRYTAVLSHLWLLQMVPSWHSNALSRLIKTPKLHFLDSGLLAALRGLSPERLAADRTSFGPVLETFVVAELMKQIGWSGQGIALSHYRDKDGAEVDVVLEDRSGRVVGIEVKAAATVTRTDLKGLHRLAEATGDRFVQGIVLYDHDRIVPLGERLSAAPLSTLWT, from the coding sequence ATGGCGCTGCCGACCGTGGCCGACAGCTTGGCCGGCCGTATGGAGGCGATTCCGCTGCTCCCTCTGGCCATGCCGGAAATCGCCGGCGAGCCAGGCCGATTCCTTGCGGAGATCTTCACCGGCGCCGTTCCAAGGCCCGGCCCCGCTGTGATTGGGGAGGCGCTGGTGCAGGCCGCGCTCGGCGGCGGCTTTCCGGAGGCGCTCCGCCGCACAGTATGGCCGCGCCGGGAAGCCTGGTACCTGTCCTATGTGGACGCCATCCTCCGGCGCGACGTCCGCGACATTGCGGCGGTGGACCAGCTCGACCGCATGCCAAGGCTGCTGCGCGCACTGGCGCTGCAGCCGGGTTGGTTGGTGAACCACTCCGCGACGGGGGCAGCTTTCGGTCTCAATCATGTGACGACCCACCGCTACACGGCCGTGCTGTCGCATCTCTGGCTTCTGCAAATGGTGCCGTCCTGGCACAGCAACGCCCTGTCGCGCCTGATCAAGACGCCCAAGCTGCACTTCCTGGACAGCGGCCTGCTCGCGGCCCTGCGCGGCCTGTCTCCGGAACGGCTGGCAGCCGACCGCACCTCCTTCGGGCCGGTGCTGGAGACGTTCGTGGTTGCGGAGTTGATGAAGCAGATCGGCTGGAGCGGGCAGGGGATCGCCCTTTCCCATTACCGTGACAAGGACGGAGCGGAAGTCGACGTGGTGCTGGAGGATCGTTCCGGGCGTGTCGTAGGCATTGAGGTCAAGGCTGCGGCAACGGTCACCCGGACGGACCTGAAAGGTTTGCATCGCTTGGCCGAGGCGACAGGCGATCGCTTCGTGCAAGGGATCGTGCTGTACGACCACGACCGCATTGTTCCCCTTGGCGAACGCCTGTCGGCAGCACCCTTGTCCACCCTCTGGACATAA